A stretch of the uncultured Cohaesibacter sp. genome encodes the following:
- a CDS encoding LysR substrate-binding domain-containing protein → MKPNLRLRQLEALMAVNNHGSMTAAASDLGISQPAVSRLLSDLGKELGFALFDRRDGLMVPTQEVKFLLPNIRHVLELLQQISEVSHEITNRKAGHIRIACLPGFATSHLPQLVAAFLDERPGVSMTIEPDRPERILEWMIGEQYDFGITDGFAGHPAVESTNIDVRTVCVFPHGHKLAKLTRIRPTDLANEKMIHTRRDSIFYRNLSETFHTEQVILKSHIEIRQFSAACELVCNGAGVSVVSELDAVKFKGKGLDYRPFVPNLPHTLSLIHPVLAQPSMVTLEFIEAFTASLKPFAMKKQA, encoded by the coding sequence ATGAAACCAAATCTCAGATTGCGTCAACTCGAAGCATTAATGGCTGTGAACAACCACGGTTCGATGACGGCTGCCGCGTCAGACCTCGGAATCAGCCAGCCTGCCGTTAGTCGCCTGCTGTCCGATTTGGGCAAAGAGCTTGGATTTGCTCTGTTTGATCGGCGAGATGGGCTGATGGTGCCAACACAGGAAGTCAAGTTCCTACTGCCAAACATTCGTCATGTGCTCGAGCTGCTGCAACAGATTTCAGAAGTCAGCCACGAAATCACCAATCGCAAGGCCGGGCATATTCGCATTGCCTGCCTGCCGGGTTTTGCCACAAGCCATTTGCCGCAGCTGGTTGCAGCCTTTCTTGATGAACGCCCCGGTGTCAGCATGACCATTGAACCGGACCGTCCGGAGCGCATTCTTGAATGGATGATCGGTGAGCAATATGATTTCGGCATCACAGACGGTTTTGCAGGCCATCCTGCTGTCGAAAGCACCAATATCGATGTGCGCACCGTCTGTGTCTTTCCGCACGGCCACAAGCTGGCAAAGCTCACCCGGATCAGACCAACCGATCTGGCCAATGAGAAAATGATCCATACTCGACGCGACAGTATTTTCTATCGCAACCTGTCCGAGACATTCCACACTGAGCAAGTCATTTTAAAATCCCACATTGAGATACGGCAATTTTCCGCAGCCTGTGAGCTTGTCTGCAATGGGGCAGGGGTATCAGTGGTCAGCGAACTGGATGCCGTGAAGTTTAAAGGCAAGGGGCTGGATTATCGCCCCTTTGTGCCCAATTTGCCCCACACCTTGTCCCTGATCCATCCCGTGCTTGCCCAGCCTTCTATGGTGACACTCGAATTCATCGAGGCCTTCACCGCCAGCCTGAAGCCCTTCGCCATGAAAAAGCAAGCCTAG
- a CDS encoding response regulator: MQSLKRLIEEHEDWLITRVVDYAKAYRYTEYTSTLKEAWRASICGLSGPLIAALELYEEPPEIIAGDDFNRHPITAFGIEQARHHRARGITLAQFLGLTKYYHQSYADLVDEMGDSLNDRKKARLFVDRFFDLVEIGFCEEWRSVPENTKLLEVQNENRQITNEKNKYLTIFESLNDPVVLLDSSYKIQNMNLAAQTLFVGWSEPGAIYYSTEQSVRLESQLDNLIPRARTEGNFQSVLQTNEGARHFDVRVQDMLDISEKFLGTVMIFNDISEHKRAREAAEEANHAKSAFLATMSHEIRTPLNGILGLARLLADTQISERQKNYINGIRSSSEVLRSVINDILDYRKIESGVVEVEAMDFELSLIVKRVTDAVDATLINKSLAFSVEIDDQLPHMLRSDPTKICQILLNLVGNAVKFTEQGRVDVRILHEEIPDGTGTERVNAIRFEVRDTGVGIGETDKARLFEPFTQVGTTRHKFLFGGTGLGLAICRKLTASLGGTIDCAPRAEGGSLFWFTVPYSPALDAAPSDQPKCADVTALSGLRILLVEDNPVNRMVTEGYLDNLSHKCTSVTNGSEALEILDRQSFDLVLMDDRMPVLTGLEALTRLRAHPDPALASLPVIIHSACLTKDEVEQAFTHGADCFLSKPFSPDDLALAIGDCMTTALQTDAEETDSIEDAHDTPPDIFDETQIRQHMSALGEVRTRRIVDAYLTSSSQLIDQIRIATKKDNFDDLRNAAHALKGACGNVGLSYLADLALDLEKASEKRNEDQAKFLAEKISRLGEDSSKKLLDRWQAMIETV; this comes from the coding sequence ATGCAAAGCTTAAAGCGCCTGATTGAAGAGCATGAAGACTGGCTGATTACACGTGTCGTCGACTATGCCAAAGCCTACCGCTATACCGAATATACCTCGACCCTCAAGGAGGCCTGGAGGGCTTCCATATGTGGCTTGAGCGGCCCTTTGATCGCAGCTCTGGAACTGTATGAAGAACCGCCTGAAATCATTGCTGGTGACGATTTCAATCGCCATCCGATTACCGCTTTTGGTATCGAACAGGCACGCCATCATCGCGCCCGCGGCATCACCCTTGCCCAGTTTCTTGGACTGACGAAATATTATCATCAGAGCTATGCGGATCTCGTTGACGAGATGGGTGATAGTCTCAATGACCGCAAAAAGGCACGCCTTTTTGTCGATCGTTTTTTTGATCTCGTTGAAATCGGTTTCTGCGAGGAATGGCGCAGCGTACCTGAAAACACCAAGCTGCTGGAAGTTCAGAATGAGAACCGCCAGATCACCAACGAGAAGAACAAATATCTCACGATCTTTGAAAGCCTTAATGATCCGGTGGTCCTTCTGGATTCCAGTTACAAGATCCAGAACATGAATCTGGCAGCCCAGACCTTGTTTGTCGGTTGGAGTGAACCGGGGGCGATCTACTATTCCACTGAGCAGAGCGTCAGACTGGAAAGCCAGCTGGACAACCTGATCCCGCGTGCAAGGACCGAGGGAAATTTCCAGAGCGTGCTTCAAACCAACGAAGGTGCGCGGCATTTCGATGTGCGCGTTCAGGACATGCTCGACATCAGCGAGAAGTTTCTGGGCACCGTGATGATCTTCAATGACATCAGTGAGCACAAGCGCGCCCGCGAAGCAGCCGAGGAAGCCAATCACGCCAAATCTGCCTTTCTCGCCACAATGAGCCATGAAATCCGGACGCCGCTCAACGGGATTCTTGGTCTTGCAAGGCTTCTTGCGGACACGCAAATATCGGAGCGCCAGAAGAACTATATCAACGGCATCCGCAGCTCCAGCGAAGTGCTGCGTTCGGTGATCAATGACATTCTCGACTATCGCAAGATTGAATCAGGTGTGGTGGAAGTCGAGGCCATGGACTTCGAGTTGTCTTTGATTGTCAAACGGGTGACCGACGCCGTCGATGCGACGCTGATTAACAAGTCCCTTGCCTTCTCCGTCGAGATAGATGATCAGCTACCACATATGCTGCGCTCCGATCCGACTAAAATCTGCCAGATCCTGCTCAACCTCGTTGGCAACGCGGTGAAGTTTACAGAACAGGGACGCGTGGACGTTCGCATCCTTCACGAGGAAATCCCGGATGGAACCGGAACAGAGCGGGTCAATGCCATCCGTTTTGAGGTTCGCGACACCGGGGTTGGCATTGGAGAAACCGACAAGGCCCGCCTGTTCGAGCCTTTCACGCAGGTGGGAACCACCCGTCACAAGTTCCTGTTCGGCGGAACGGGTCTGGGGCTTGCGATCTGCCGCAAGCTCACGGCGTCACTGGGTGGCACCATTGACTGTGCGCCTCGGGCCGAGGGTGGCAGCCTGTTCTGGTTCACGGTGCCCTACTCTCCCGCCCTTGATGCTGCCCCTTCGGATCAGCCAAAGTGCGCTGATGTCACCGCGCTATCCGGGCTCAGGATTCTTCTTGTCGAGGATAACCCGGTCAACCGCATGGTTACGGAAGGCTATCTCGACAATCTGTCGCATAAGTGCACCAGCGTGACCAATGGTAGTGAAGCGCTTGAAATCCTCGATAGGCAATCCTTTGATCTGGTCTTGATGGATGACCGGATGCCGGTCCTCACAGGGCTTGAAGCCCTTACCCGGTTGCGTGCGCATCCCGATCCCGCTCTCGCCAGTCTCCCTGTCATCATTCACAGCGCTTGCCTTACGAAGGATGAAGTCGAGCAGGCTTTTACCCATGGTGCCGACTGCTTCCTGAGCAAGCCATTCTCTCCTGACGATCTTGCGCTCGCTATTGGAGATTGCATGACCACGGCGTTGCAGACCGATGCCGAGGAGACAGACTCAATTGAGGATGCTCACGACACGCCTCCTGACATCTTTGATGAAACACAGATTCGGCAGCACATGAGTGCACTTGGAGAGGTCCGGACCAGACGCATTGTTGATGCCTATCTGACGTCGTCTTCTCAGTTGATCGATCAGATTCGCATTGCAACGAAAAAGGACAATTTCGATGACTTGAGAAACGCAGCACATGCGCTGAAGGGGGCCTGTGGCAATGTCGGTCTGTCCTATCTTGCCGATCTGGCTCTCGATCTGGAAAAGGCATCGGAAAAGCGCAACGAGGATCAAGCAAAATTCCTTGCAGAAAAGATTAGCCGACTCGGTGAAGATTCGTCGAAGAAGCTGCTCGATCGTTGGCAGGCCATGATCGAAACTGTGTGA
- the moaA gene encoding GTP 3',8-cyclase MoaA, whose translation MAWTDPFGRKIDYVRLSVTDKCNLRCFYCMPERHRSFITPSHYLTFDEVERVVAAFSDLGVSRIRLTGGEPLVRKGVPDLIKRLSDIPGIQDLSMSTNAMLLDKLAEPIFKAGITRLNVSLDTLKQSRFDEISRGGKLNEVLSGLASAKRAGFEPIKINMLVMKGINDDEAVDLASFCIANGFALRFIETMPMGASGQEAYGHYLDLSVIRDQLAERFDLIPSVMAGGGPARYFRVNGTETHIGFITPLSQHFCATCNRVRMSADGTLHLCLGNSHNMALRPHLRDGISDSGLRDLLIEALAMKPWQHNFEDQPDHVTRSMATTGG comes from the coding sequence ATGGCCTGGACGGATCCCTTCGGACGAAAGATCGACTATGTACGGCTCTCGGTGACGGACAAATGCAATCTGCGCTGCTTTTACTGCATGCCGGAGCGCCATCGATCCTTTATCACGCCTAGTCATTATCTCACCTTTGACGAAGTCGAGCGCGTCGTTGCCGCCTTCTCCGATCTTGGCGTTTCACGCATTCGCCTGACGGGCGGAGAACCGCTGGTTCGCAAGGGCGTACCGGATCTCATCAAACGCCTTTCCGACATTCCTGGCATTCAGGATTTGTCCATGAGCACCAACGCCATGTTGCTGGACAAACTGGCCGAGCCGATTTTCAAGGCCGGTATCACGCGACTGAATGTCAGCCTTGATACCTTGAAGCAAAGCCGGTTTGATGAAATCAGCCGCGGCGGCAAACTCAATGAGGTGCTTTCGGGCCTTGCCAGCGCCAAACGGGCGGGCTTTGAACCTATCAAGATCAACATGCTGGTGATGAAGGGCATCAATGACGATGAGGCCGTCGACCTTGCCAGCTTCTGCATTGCCAACGGCTTTGCCTTGCGCTTCATCGAAACCATGCCCATGGGCGCGAGCGGACAGGAAGCTTATGGCCACTATCTCGACCTCTCCGTCATCCGCGACCAACTTGCCGAACGTTTCGATCTGATCCCCAGCGTCATGGCCGGGGGTGGCCCTGCGCGCTATTTCCGCGTTAATGGTACCGAGACCCATATCGGCTTCATAACGCCGCTGTCTCAACATTTCTGTGCCACCTGCAACCGGGTGCGTATGTCGGCAGACGGCACGCTGCATCTGTGTCTGGGCAACAGCCACAATATGGCCCTGCGTCCTCACCTCAGAGATGGCATTTCGGACAGTGGCCTTCGTGACCTTCTGATCGAAGCTTTGGCCATGAAACCGTGGCAGCACAATTTTGAAGACCAGCCGGACCATGTCACGCGCTCCATGGCAACGACGGGCGGCTAA
- the torC gene encoding pentaheme c-type cytochrome TorC — MKRLRALWKALWSKQAAVPIAILLVGGFVTGILFWGGFHWAMESSNSIEFCTSCHEMESTVYPEYKKTVHYSNASGVRAICSDCHVPKDWYHKLRRKIVASKELYHHLVGTIDTKEKFENHRLELAQSVWAEMEANDSRECRNCHSFDAMNFEKQHPDASKQMMKAKENGDTCISCHKGIAHKLPDLSSGYKKLFQELSSQSGSEVKDSDQLITLQTKSFFLDKGAAEKDGKESGKLLAATKVSVLERSGDLLKVRLEGWQQDKVDRVVYALRGQRIFEATLAKSSTDAIKRLSSETDPDTELVWHKMQVDGWVTQANLVSDEAKLWNYADELYGASCTTCHSRPDPAHYLSNQWIGVLKSMKRFVSIDKEQYRFLQKYLQLNAKDTGGAGHHE, encoded by the coding sequence ATGAAACGGTTGCGAGCATTGTGGAAAGCATTGTGGAGCAAGCAGGCTGCAGTTCCGATAGCAATCCTATTGGTCGGTGGGTTCGTCACTGGCATCCTTTTCTGGGGCGGGTTCCACTGGGCCATGGAATCGTCAAACAGCATAGAATTCTGTACTTCCTGTCACGAGATGGAAAGCACAGTCTATCCTGAATATAAAAAGACGGTTCACTATTCGAACGCGTCAGGCGTCCGCGCCATTTGCTCGGACTGTCACGTTCCCAAAGACTGGTATCACAAACTCCGCCGCAAAATTGTGGCCTCTAAAGAGCTTTACCATCACCTGGTGGGCACTATCGATACCAAGGAAAAGTTTGAGAATCACAGGCTTGAGCTTGCCCAGTCTGTTTGGGCGGAAATGGAAGCCAACGACAGCCGTGAGTGCCGCAATTGCCATTCGTTTGACGCCATGAACTTCGAAAAGCAACATCCTGATGCCTCCAAGCAGATGATGAAGGCTAAGGAAAACGGCGACACTTGTATTTCCTGTCACAAAGGTATCGCCCACAAGTTGCCGGATCTGTCATCAGGCTACAAGAAACTCTTCCAAGAGCTTTCCTCGCAATCTGGTAGCGAAGTTAAAGACTCCGATCAGCTGATCACCCTGCAAACCAAATCCTTCTTCCTGGATAAGGGCGCAGCCGAAAAAGATGGCAAGGAATCAGGCAAACTGCTCGCAGCGACAAAAGTTTCGGTTCTTGAACGGTCAGGAGACCTTCTCAAGGTGCGCCTTGAAGGCTGGCAGCAGGACAAGGTCGATCGTGTGGTCTATGCTCTGAGGGGCCAGCGCATTTTCGAAGCAACCCTCGCCAAGTCTAGCACAGATGCCATCAAACGCCTGTCGTCTGAAACCGATCCTGATACCGAACTGGTATGGCACAAAATGCAGGTCGATGGTTGGGTAACCCAAGCCAATCTCGTCAGTGACGAAGCAAAGCTTTGGAACTACGCCGATGAACTCTATGGTGCCTCTTGTACGACCTGTCACTCGCGCCCTGATCCTGCACACTATCTGTCGAACCAATGGATCGGCGTTCTGAAATCCATGAAGCGCTTCGTCTCCATCGATAAAGAGCAATATCGCTTCCTGCAGAAATACCTTCAGCTGAACGCAAAGGACACAGGCGGGGCGGGCCATCATGAATAA
- the torA gene encoding trimethylamine-N-oxide reductase TorA, producing MSNPFNSYKSRRDFMKGATALGAFGVFAPSLLRAGIANAAGPDGQVLTGSHWGAFNAIVKDGRFAEIKPWEGDPAPSDQLPGVLDSVYSPTRIKYPMVRRAYLENGPGASVETRGQDDFVRVSWDKALELVVSELKRVKEEYGSAGTFAGSYGWKSPGKLHNCQSLLRRALNIGLEGAFVNSSGDYSTGASQIIMPHVLGTLEVYEQQTVWPVVIENTDTLVFWGCDPLNTNQISWLVGDHGNFPYFEEFKKTGKKVIVIDPMKTRTAKFFDADWIAIKPQTDVAMMLGIAHTLYAEELHDADFLDEYTSGFDKFLPYLTGESDGTPKTAEWAEGICGVPADTIKELAKLFQSSRTMLSSGWSLQRQHHGEQAHWMLVTLASMLGQIGLPGGGFGLSYHYANGGTPSANSPVLPGITDGGQAVDGAAWLTSAGAASIPLARVVDMLENPGAEFDFNGTKAKYPEVKLAYWVGGNPFTHHQNRNRMIKAWQKLDTFIVQDFQWTPTARHADIVLPATTAYERNDIEHIGDYSLRAIIAMKKVIDPVFEARTDFDIFTEIADRLGKKKEFTEGKDEMGWIKSFYEEAVKQGEAKNIDVPDFDTFWEKGLKEFEVTDEAKNYVRYSEFREDPLLEPLGTPSGLIEIYSRNIEKMGYDDCPAHPTWMEPIERLDGPDTKYPLHVDSKHPEKRLHSQLCGTSLRKEYAVADREPCLINTKDAEKRGIADGDVVRIFNDRGQVLAGAVVTDDIRPGVLRLSEGGWYDPVEPGKVGSLDAYGDANCLTVDIGTSKLAQANCGHTAVADVEKFTGELPPVKVFSTPKNA from the coding sequence ATGTCAAATCCATTCAACAGCTACAAATCCAGACGCGACTTCATGAAGGGTGCCACTGCATTGGGCGCATTCGGAGTCTTTGCACCATCGCTTCTGCGCGCGGGCATTGCCAACGCAGCCGGACCGGACGGCCAGGTCCTGACCGGTTCGCACTGGGGTGCTTTCAACGCCATCGTCAAAGATGGCCGCTTTGCCGAGATTAAACCTTGGGAAGGCGACCCTGCTCCTAGCGATCAGCTTCCGGGCGTTCTTGACTCGGTTTATTCCCCGACCCGCATCAAATATCCAATGGTTCGCCGGGCCTATCTGGAAAACGGTCCGGGTGCCTCGGTTGAAACCCGTGGACAGGACGACTTCGTTCGCGTTTCCTGGGATAAGGCTCTGGAGCTTGTCGTTTCCGAGCTGAAACGCGTGAAAGAAGAATATGGCTCTGCCGGGACTTTTGCTGGTTCCTATGGCTGGAAGAGCCCTGGTAAACTGCATAACTGCCAGAGCCTTCTGCGTCGTGCCCTTAACATTGGCCTTGAAGGCGCGTTCGTGAACAGCTCGGGCGATTATTCGACCGGTGCCTCCCAGATCATCATGCCGCATGTGCTTGGCACACTGGAAGTCTACGAACAGCAGACTGTCTGGCCGGTTGTGATCGAAAATACCGATACCCTCGTCTTCTGGGGTTGCGATCCGCTCAACACCAACCAGATCAGCTGGCTTGTGGGCGATCATGGCAACTTCCCATATTTCGAAGAGTTCAAGAAAACCGGCAAGAAAGTCATCGTCATCGATCCGATGAAGACCAGAACCGCCAAATTCTTCGATGCGGACTGGATCGCGATCAAGCCACAAACCGACGTCGCCATGATGCTCGGTATTGCGCATACGCTTTATGCCGAAGAGCTGCATGATGCGGACTTCCTTGATGAATATACTTCGGGCTTTGACAAGTTCCTGCCTTACCTGACCGGTGAAAGCGACGGAACGCCGAAGACCGCTGAATGGGCAGAAGGCATTTGTGGTGTTCCAGCTGACACCATCAAGGAACTGGCAAAACTGTTCCAGTCTTCCCGCACAATGCTTTCGAGCGGCTGGTCGCTGCAGCGTCAGCACCATGGCGAACAGGCCCACTGGATGCTGGTCACCCTTGCTTCCATGCTCGGCCAGATCGGTCTGCCAGGTGGTGGCTTTGGTCTTAGCTACCATTATGCAAATGGTGGCACGCCTTCGGCCAACAGCCCGGTTCTTCCCGGCATCACCGATGGTGGACAGGCTGTCGACGGGGCGGCATGGCTTACCAGCGCCGGGGCTGCATCGATCCCACTTGCCCGCGTTGTCGACATGCTCGAAAATCCGGGTGCGGAATTCGACTTCAATGGCACCAAGGCAAAATACCCAGAAGTTAAACTGGCCTACTGGGTCGGCGGCAACCCGTTCACTCACCATCAGAACCGGAACCGCATGATCAAGGCCTGGCAGAAACTGGACACCTTCATCGTGCAGGACTTCCAGTGGACACCAACGGCCCGCCATGCCGATATCGTTCTGCCGGCAACAACCGCCTACGAACGCAACGATATTGAACATATCGGTGACTATTCCTTGCGTGCCATCATCGCGATGAAAAAAGTCATTGATCCGGTCTTTGAAGCGCGTACGGATTTCGACATCTTCACCGAAATCGCCGATCGCCTTGGTAAGAAGAAAGAATTTACCGAAGGCAAGGACGAAATGGGCTGGATCAAGTCCTTCTACGAGGAAGCCGTCAAACAGGGCGAAGCCAAGAATATCGACGTGCCTGATTTTGATACCTTCTGGGAAAAAGGCCTCAAAGAATTCGAAGTTACCGACGAAGCCAAGAACTATGTTCGGTATTCCGAGTTCCGCGAAGATCCATTGCTCGAGCCACTTGGCACCCCATCCGGTCTGATCGAGATCTATTCTCGCAACATCGAGAAAATGGGTTACGACGATTGCCCGGCCCATCCGACTTGGATGGAACCGATCGAACGTCTTGACGGTCCGGACACCAAATATCCGCTGCATGTGGACTCCAAGCATCCAGAAAAACGCCTGCACAGCCAGCTCTGCGGTACGAGCCTGCGCAAGGAATATGCGGTTGCAGACCGTGAACCTTGCCTGATCAACACCAAGGATGCTGAAAAACGCGGTATTGCAGATGGCGACGTTGTTCGCATCTTCAACGACCGTGGGCAGGTTCTTGCCGGTGCCGTTGTAACCGACGACATCCGTCCGGGTGTTCTGCGGTTGTCTGAAGGCGGCTGGTACGATCCGGTAGAGCCGGGCAAAGTTGGTAGCCTTGACGCCTATGGTGACGCAAACTGCCTGACCGTCGACATCGGAACATCCAAGCTGGCACAGGCCAACTGTGGTCATACCGCTGTGGCTGACGTTGAGAAATTCACCGGTGAACTGCCTCCGGTAAAAGTCTTCTCGACACCGAAAAACGCCTAA
- the torD gene encoding molecular chaperone TorD produces MPLPLSELADRKEDEGSDRAIIYRWLGSLFARELSADMLAAYETEEGQAFLDLVKAADETLFAELQRFIVPGEASIDTMKALQGDFSRLFLGAGGRRSAPPYQSAYESDSGRLYGDATGRMTILLRELGMQLPEDFPEPADHISVQLDVMALLAETASPDRQIAFIDTHLIPWLPAFAKRCKAYDQNGFYASASAALVAMIEIDRHRL; encoded by the coding sequence ATGCCCCTACCCCTTTCGGAGCTAGCGGATCGCAAGGAAGATGAAGGCAGCGATCGTGCTATCATCTACCGCTGGCTGGGCAGCCTGTTCGCCCGTGAGCTGTCTGCGGACATGCTTGCCGCCTACGAAACTGAGGAAGGCCAAGCCTTTCTCGACCTCGTGAAGGCTGCTGACGAGACACTCTTTGCCGAGCTGCAACGCTTCATTGTCCCCGGCGAAGCATCCATTGATACAATGAAAGCTCTGCAAGGAGATTTCTCCAGACTGTTTCTGGGAGCTGGCGGACGACGCAGTGCGCCTCCCTATCAGTCAGCCTATGAGAGCGACAGCGGTCGGCTTTATGGCGACGCAACCGGTCGCATGACCATATTGCTGCGCGAACTGGGTATGCAATTGCCGGAAGACTTTCCAGAACCGGCCGACCATATCAGCGTTCAGCTTGATGTCATGGCACTGTTGGCGGAGACCGCCTCGCCAGACCGGCAGATCGCATTTATTGACACCCACTTGATCCCGTGGCTTCCGGCCTTTGCCAAGCGCTGCAAGGCATATGATCAAAATGGCTTCTACGCCTCGGCATCCGCAGCTTTGGTTGCGATGATCGAGATAGACCGGCATCGGCTTTAA
- the ugpB gene encoding sn-glycerol-3-phosphate ABC transporter substrate-binding protein UgpB, with protein MFRKMLGALAVASTMFTPVSAMAETEIQFWHAFTGRLGELVKAQVEQFNASQSDYKVIESHKGNYSETLNAGIAAFRAGEQPHILMVFEVGTATMMSAKGAIKPVYEVMAESGAEFDPDAYIGAVKGYYTSTDGDMLSLPFNSSTPVLWVNRDAFKAAGVDPDTDLSTWEKVDDVLGKLKAGGEDCPLVTAWQSWIHLENLSAYHNVPFASKDNGFAGLDTELMLNGKAQVAHLSKMGEWAKDGKFIYTGRRNEGGANFRAGECALFTESSAGYAGIKSEAKFDFDVRPLPYWESIVAKPQNTIIGGASLWVMEGHDAPEYKGVGEFLSFLSSTDVQAKWHQDTGYLPITKAAGEATRASGFYDKNPGTDIAVIQMTANEPTANSKGIRLGSFDQIRGIIDEELEAIWSGDKTAQEAMDSAKERGDALLRRFEQANR; from the coding sequence ATGTTTAGAAAAATGCTTGGTGCGCTCGCGGTAGCGAGCACAATGTTTACGCCTGTCTCAGCGATGGCCGAGACAGAGATCCAGTTCTGGCACGCTTTTACGGGGCGTCTGGGGGAACTGGTCAAGGCGCAGGTTGAGCAATTCAATGCCAGCCAGAGCGACTACAAAGTCATCGAAAGCCACAAGGGCAATTATTCCGAGACCTTGAATGCGGGGATCGCAGCGTTCCGTGCTGGTGAGCAGCCGCACATCCTGATGGTGTTCGAAGTGGGCACCGCGACGATGATGTCCGCAAAAGGCGCCATCAAACCGGTCTATGAAGTGATGGCCGAAAGCGGCGCGGAATTTGACCCTGATGCCTATATTGGCGCTGTGAAGGGCTATTACACCTCCACGGACGGGGACATGCTGTCTTTGCCGTTTAACTCCTCAACGCCGGTCCTATGGGTCAACCGTGATGCCTTCAAGGCCGCCGGTGTGGATCCGGACACGGATCTGTCGACTTGGGAGAAAGTTGACGACGTGCTTGGCAAGCTGAAAGCTGGTGGCGAAGACTGCCCGCTGGTGACCGCTTGGCAAAGCTGGATTCATCTGGAGAATCTCTCCGCCTATCACAATGTGCCATTTGCTTCCAAGGATAACGGCTTTGCCGGTCTTGATACCGAGCTGATGCTCAATGGCAAGGCGCAGGTGGCGCATTTGTCGAAAATGGGTGAATGGGCCAAGGACGGCAAGTTCATTTATACCGGCCGCCGCAATGAAGGTGGAGCCAACTTCCGCGCCGGTGAATGCGCGCTCTTCACCGAAAGCTCCGCTGGCTATGCCGGGATCAAATCCGAGGCCAAGTTTGATTTTGATGTTCGCCCCCTGCCTTACTGGGAGAGCATCGTAGCCAAGCCGCAAAATACGATCATCGGCGGGGCTTCTCTGTGGGTCATGGAAGGCCATGATGCACCGGAATATAAAGGCGTCGGCGAGTTCTTGAGCTTCCTGTCCTCAACGGATGTTCAGGCCAAATGGCATCAGGATACCGGCTATCTGCCAATCACCAAGGCGGCAGGCGAAGCAACGCGGGCCTCTGGTTTCTACGACAAAAATCCGGGCACTGATATCGCCGTGATCCAGATGACGGCCAACGAGCCAACCGCCAATTCCAAAGGCATCCGTCTTGGATCGTTTGACCAGATTCGTGGTATCATCGACGAAGAACTGGAAGCCATCTGGTCTGGCGACAAGACAGCTCAGGAAGCCATGGACAGCGCCAAGGAACGCGGCGACGCTCTGCTGCGGCGTTTTGAACAGGCCAATCGCTAG
- a CDS encoding response regulator → MSERAHILIVEDELTSRTMLSGYFESQGYVITEAETGAEMRRAFAAGKIDLIMLDIHLPDEDGLTLLKDVRRYSDVGIIMVTGKSDDVDRIVALEMEADDYVTKPFNPRELLARAKNVIRRVRAARQNNRENRVVRFANWQLDLDQRLLIDEDDEPVHLTRGEFELLSAMTSHKGQVLTRDNLLDHLDHRQFDPSDRTVDVLIARLRKKIEEDPKCPSLIVTVHGVGYVFTGGGRAA, encoded by the coding sequence ATGTCTGAAAGAGCACACATTCTGATCGTCGAAGATGAGCTGACAAGCCGCACGATGCTATCGGGATATTTCGAATCTCAAGGCTATGTCATCACCGAGGCAGAGACCGGAGCAGAGATGCGGCGGGCATTTGCTGCGGGCAAGATCGACCTGATTATGCTCGACATCCATCTGCCAGATGAAGACGGACTGACTCTGCTCAAGGATGTGCGGCGCTATTCCGATGTGGGCATCATCATGGTGACGGGAAAATCGGATGATGTGGATCGCATTGTCGCCCTGGAGATGGAAGCCGATGATTATGTGACCAAGCCCTTCAATCCCCGCGAATTGCTGGCGCGTGCCAAGAATGTCATCAGGCGGGTGAGGGCGGCGCGCCAAAACAACAGGGAAAATCGTGTCGTTCGGTTCGCAAATTGGCAGCTCGATCTGGATCAACGCCTGCTCATTGACGAGGACGATGAACCAGTCCATCTGACGCGCGGCGAATTCGAACTGCTCTCGGCCATGACCTCCCACAAGGGGCAGGTCCTGACCCGCGACAATCTTCTTGATCATCTAGACCACAGGCAATTTGATCCCAGTGACCGTACGGTTGACGTCCTGATCGCCCGGCTGCGCAAGAAGATCGAGGAAGACCCAAAGTGTCCCTCGCTGATCGTCACAGTCCATGGCGTCGGCTATGTATTTACCGGCGGCGGCAGGGCAGCCTGA